ATAGGAAGCACGAGGACTTGTGCAGGCTCTCCTCCACCTCTCTCCGCTCCCTCCCCTACCCAGAGCCACTTCCCCCGGTCCTACCTAATTCTCTTGGGGCCGATCTGAGCAGTGTCCTCATCCCAGGCCGAGGCCAGAGCAGACTGAGCCTGACTCCCAGGGCTACGGGCAGCAAAGAGGGAGCAGAGGGCCTCGAGGGAGGGCCGTGTCCCCGGACGCCCCTGCCCTCCGTGTCAGCCATCAGGTTACCTGGCCAGGGGCTCAGTCTGCTGGTCTGCTTGAGGGGTCCCCCTGAGCTCTGGCTGTATCCTGACTTCCACAGGCAGAGGAGCTCCAGAACCCAATGAGGATGCTGATGAGGATGGCGAAGCAAGAGGAGTTGGGACAGCTGCAGGGGCCGGGGGGAACTCCCCATCCTTAAGTGCATGGGTgacaggggaagggggtggtcTGGGGGCATCTGGCTCACTGCTGAAAGGAGAATGAAAAAGAGGAAGGCATTATCTCCCTGGATTCTCagccagccccagcccagccccaacCCCTACATTGCAAAGATCCCAAACTCAGAACAACCCTACCCCTACCACAGGCTCCCTGTTCATACCTACTTTCAGCTTTCATTTTCCCCCAGAGCCTAACTTCCTTTCCACCCAATCCAAAGCCTCTAGTTCTTTCTGCCTTTTCCAAAGCCTACCCTGCCCTCTCCACCACCAAGCCCCTCCCTCAAGTCTGCAAAGCTCTGGGTTCCCCAGTCACCCCCTCCCTCGTCCTGCTCTGCTCAGCATCCTCCCTCAGCCCCAACTTGCTCATCTGGGGAGGAGCTGTAGGTCCATGGGCTGGCATCACTGAGCATCTCCTCTTCATCCTCATCTTCCTCTTCTCCGTCTTCTCCTAGGGATGGGAAGGCCTCCGGCGGGGGTTCCACCCCTCTGCAGGTCCAAGGAAGGCAAGCATGAGGTCTTGCTCCCTCACTCCCATTGTCCCCCCAGGTCTGTCCTGTCCCCCGCAGCCCCACACTCACCCGGGCAACCTGGCCTCCTCAGTCCTCTCATCATGCTTAGATTCCAAACCTGTTGGCATAGGTAGGGTCAAAGGGGAAGGAACTCTGTATTGGAGGGACGAGGACAGGTGGAGTTCTAAGGTCTGAAGTGGTAGGAAGACGCTTAGGAAGGAGGAAGCGGGGGCAGAGGCTACTGGAGTGGGAGGGGTTGTTTTATTTTCGAGATGGTCCATTCACATGGTTCAAAaaaaagtggggttttttttttttgagccatgTGAAAAGTCTCCTTTCCAATACTATACCCCAGCCACCTCATTCCTCCTACAGGTAACCTGGTTTCCTACATGCCCTTCCAGAAATATCTGATACACTCTTAAgtacaaatattttcctttctcctcttatTTTTCCACCAACGGTAATATACCATACATCCAATTCTGTATTTTGCTTTTCATACCTAAAAGTATATTTGAGGATGTATTTCCTTGTCACCATAGAGTTTTTCCATGGAGAAaggatcatttttaaagaatgggGCTCTGAGCTACAGGGACAAGAAcacttttccctccttttttctccATAACTCTTCTTTCCCCCAGCCTACCTGTGGGCTCCGGCCCACTCCTGGCTTCTGGGCACCAGCTTCTCTGGCCAGTACTTGCAAGGGGGACCGGATTAGGCTCCTCTGGAGATGTGGGGCCTGAAGAGGGGCCCCAGGAGAAGGTGTGGCCGGCTGAGCACTCCCACACAAGCCCCCCATCTCGGCCCTCAGGTCCCCGCAGCCCAGGCACCAGGCTGCACTCTCGACTGTGAGCATGAGACAGGAGCACCAGATACTGCAGACCCTTGGGGGCCACAGGCTCAGGACCTAGAGCAGTGAAGGCAACAGTCAGGGTGAGCTGGGAGGTCCTCTCCTCTCATCCTGGAGAGCTACACTCAGACAGCCCTGTACCCCCACCCCCTGGGCAATCCTGGTCCCTAATCCAGTTTACCATTGTTCGGAGCCCAAACCCCAGGGTTCTGAGATATTGCTCCCTTCTCCACAGGCTGCCTCCTTGGGCTCCCCAACTCCCCCATCTCTTCCCAAACTCACTCAAGGCTCCCTCTTATCCAACCCCCTTAGGGAGGGTGCTTCTGGGTCACACCAACTCCCTGctgcccctcttctctctctgactcCTAATCCTCTACCCCTAGCCCTACCCACCTGCACAAAGCACGCAGCCTGAAGAAGTGTACCTGCCAGGGGGACAAGAGGCAGGTCAGGTGGGGGCCCATGTGGCCAACTGCCCTCAGCTCTGGGCATTCACACACTTACGGGGTCCCCTATTCTCTGGGACCAAGAGGTGGGGGGAGACCCTGGGAGGCCACAAATCACACTGGCCTTACTGCTGAAGTGAGAAATCTGCCAGTGGGAAGGAGCAGCAGGCCAGCACTTGATGTGGGGGAAAGGGGGCGGGTAGGGTGCTGGGTGTTGCAGCCTGGGTGCCCTCCGCCAGAACCCTTGACCCGGCCCCTAACCGGTCCAACAGGAACTTGGCCAGCTGCGAGTGCAGGGAGAAGCCCAGCTGCTCCTTGAGGAGGCACCACTGTTCCATGTGGCCGCCCAGGCGGATGCGGCACTTGCTGCGGCGCGCATCCAGCTGCCGCCGCTTCTCTCGCCGCCTGCGGGACGCGTCCGCAGGGGAGGCAGCCATGAGTACCAGGGCCTGCGGGGTCGGGGAGACACGCGTGTGGGCCGACCTGATCCGGGGCCAGAGGCCTCGGCTCCACCCTCcgctggggcctcagtttcctcaacggTGAACTGAGGCAGAACTAAACCACTGCAATAGCATTCGCTGCCACTGGGTCCAAACCACTTCTGCTTCCATTACAGGGAGTGTAAATTAGCGCTATGGGGTGGGTAtcttgggggtgggaggcagggggaCTGCATCAAAGTCAGAATGGCCTGATCCTGGGCCCACTGACGTGAAGAACTAGAGCTCTGGGTAAGGAAATTTCGACTAGGACGGGGCAGAGGGTAAGGTAACAGTTTCATCTTCAAAAGGGCATGGGTCTTTACTGCTTGATGAGGGAAGGAGAGGTCGTGTGCATTGGGAGAGCTCCTCACAGTTGGGTCGTTGTGGGTGGGGCCGGGAcaggggggcggggaagggggggTCTGGAAGGCGCCCCCCGCTCCGTCTCGGGCCGCCCCATTGAACACTCACACTGCGTCGGATGGGCCAATTCCTAAGGCAGCCCCCAGGCCGCCCAGAGCTCCCGCCGCGgtccacccccaccccggccttACCTGAGCGCCCCCACCCGCCCTCATCCCGACTGCGCCTGCGCCTCCCCAGCGTCGCGCGCAGGCCCGGAGAGCGGCGGGAGGACAGGGGCCCACCTAGCGCGCGCCGCCTCCGTTTCTCTTTTAAGAGGAACCCGTCCCCCTTCGCGTCGGTGGCTCCAGCCTGGAACTGGGGCCCGGACTTGCCGGGGAGGGGAGAGTCGGAGGCTGGCTGCGCGCGCCTGCGCACTAACCGCCCAGCGCAACGCCTGCTGGGAGCCTTGGTTCCCACGCGAAGTGTTCAGGTTCGTTGCTGAGTCCTGCGGGGGCTGTGGACGGGTTGCTTCCGCGGCAACCGCCTGTGCTTGGTGACCAAAGGCTTGGGGAAATGGAATAAGTAGGGCCAAGCCCTCCTCCCGTGCGCCGGCCCCAGCCCCTTCAACCTGCCCAGGGACGTGGCTTCTGCAGTTGTTCCTACTTTGTACTTCACCTTCGTTTTCCCCCTCCCAATTGCCACCAGGAAGCAAACACGTGCTGCAGAATCAGACACCTTTAAAACCAATTAGAGCCCTCTCCAGACCCCCAAGGCAACCACCAGCTATGGCCCATTCCCTCTGTTCCCCGTCAAAAGTCATCCGAAAAGTTGCCTGTATTTGCTGCAGACTATTCCGCACTTCATTCCCTCTTCAGTTGACTCGCATGGAGCTTTTCTCTCCACCGAGCCACTGGAATGGCGCTTGTCAAGGCCACTTGGGGTAGCCACTTTGCTAAAGGCAGTGGTCAGTTCTCTGCCTCTCTACCCCTAGAGCAACATCTGACAATGTAGATATTTCCCTCCATGCAACGCCACAACCTCCACTACAGGTTGGCTTCTGTCACTTCACAcactcctggttttcctccctcctcatcggctcctcctttcctttgctGGATCTTCATCCACTGTCTAGGCAAAACAGATTGAGTGTCCTCTGGTTTGGGCTTTGTCCCTGGACCAAGTCCTCTCTCTTCTGGACCaagtcttctcttttctttcttcttgtttgATGTATTTGGCTCCATGGCTTTAAATACAGTACACTGATGACTCCCAGTTTATATTTCCAGCCTAGCCTTCTTTCAGCTCCAGACTCATATCTAACTGCCCCCTTTACACTGATAATTGAGTTAAgaactagaacagtgcctggcacatagcagtgACAAAAGCTAGTTGATATTTTCTCAAACATGAGTGTGGCCAACACATAACACTTAGCAATCCTTGCCCCTCTCCTATCTCAGTAAATGTTGCCATCATCCACCCACTTGTTCAGAACAAAAACCTGGGAGTGATCCTTGACTCTTCTTCTGTAATACCAACACCATATATTGATACATCAGCTAGTCCTGCTGATACTATCTGTAAAAATATATCTTGAATCCTATCACTTCTGGCCCTCTCCACTGCTAAAACCTTACTCCAAGTcacctgtattagttttctgtggtTGCTGTAACatcaccacaaacttggtggctaaAAACAGCAGACATTTTTTCACTCATAgttatggaggctggaagttcgtATCAAGCTGTCATCCGGGCCATATTTCTGGTAAAGGTTCTAGGGGAAAATcctttccttgcctcttgtaGCTTCTAATGATGACCTGGCATTACCAAGCCTGTGGTCACATCACTCGAATCTCTGTCTCCCTGGTCACATTGCTACCTCCTCTTTTGTctgtgtcaaatctccctctgcttctcttttATAGGGACATTTGTGAAGGCATTTGGACTGACCTAGATAATCCAAACCGACCTAGATAATCCAAATAATCTCTCCAACTCAATATCCTAaaataatcacatctgcaaagtgtTTGCCAGATTGATCTGCTTCTTTCCACTTTCACCCTCACAAAGCAGGAAGCAGCAAATCTCCTGCTTAAAACCTTTCATGTTTACCAGTACAATCCAAAACCCTTACTGTGGCCTCAAGGCCTGTGTGGTCTGGCCCTTGGTTGCTTCTCGGCCACCCCACCTTTCCTCACTTTGTCCACTCTGTCCTACTAttcccactttttggctatttctCAAATGTACCAAGCATGCTGGAGGGAGTTCCTTCTCTCCGGAGCACCCACTCCCCAGCTCTTCATGGGGTTGTTTCCTTCGTCGTAAATCTCAGCTCCAAGATCACCTACTGAGATCCTTTTTGTCATTCTCtgccccactgtgtcctcttccTTCTCCGTCATAGCACTCATAGTTCTCTGAAATCAGTTTAGGAACTTATTTGCTTGTGTGTTTGTTGTTCGTCTATGATGATTGTCGGCTATCCCAAGCTTCTCCTCTGTGGCCTAAACAGCCCAAATGACATGCTGTCTGATCATAAGCTACCCTTTAGGATGAAGCCACTATGTCCTGCCGATATCATACTCTTGAATTGTGGTACCAATGACTCAACATGATATTTGTCTGCCCAGTATAAGTTTGGAAGAAAGATCACCCACCTTATTCCAGATACTTTACTAATTAATGAAGATCCTTCATTAATCAAAACAACAGGACTCCACAGgggacaaacagaaaaaaagactttattctTTCCCCTCCTGGTCCCTTACTAGACATCTGCAAAATCCTAATTTCTCTGTCCCATGGATGAAATCACAAGCAGGTTCCATAATTCTTGGTTAGATAATAAAAAgtcttttattgatttgagacccaAGAAAACTCTTGGTTCTGTCAGTCTGATactgttcaaaataataaagctCTAAACTCCGTAATCCTGCAGTAACCCTCTCCAAAGAAATCCTCTTTTTATCTCTCAGCCTCTCTTCAAATTCTTACATCATTGAAGTAAGGGATGAGCCAAGCCTCATCCTTTGTAATAAATCCTGAAGAGAAGCACTAACTTCTTTGGcatggaggggaaggggggattCTCTGTATTTGTTCTCTGCCTTTAGTGATACCTTAGCCCAATCTGAGACTTTAAGAGTTCCATTTTATCACCCCATTGCAAAGGTTAAGATTATATTTGAGCTTTTTGTAGCTTTAGCCCTGTTGAGTTTCACAGAGTTTACAGTCTCTTGAAACTGCCAATTCTTTTTTCACAGTAAGTTCGTAAGTCTCCCTCTGAAGAACTTGTGAGCTAGGCAACGGGATCCATGTGGGAGACATTACATTTAtcctcatgacatttatttttcctggaCTCCAGATGGCACCCTAGCTTCCTCCTTATCCCCTGCCTTGGGAAAAGCCATATCTAATAATACTGCTGTATCCTCTCAGTTCTCAGTATCTTCTCTTTAAATAGAAAAACCAGCTTCCACTCCCCTGGTCCAAGAAGAGCCAAACTGCTACAGCGTTGTAACAAACCGGTGATCCGAAATCCTGAGAAGGCTCATTTGAAGTGGAGAAGGAGCACTCCACAGGCAGTTTATGCCCCGAATTTCATGAGACCCACAGACAGGATTAGGCCTTCTCAGGCCCCAAGTCTATGCACGagtccttcctcccaccctttgTCTCCCCCTCATCCAATCAACGCCCGGCATCTGTTTTCTCCAGCCAATTAGCATCTCCAGGAGCCCTGTCCCGTTTGTCCTCGCCCCATGACCATCAGTGGGCGGTGCCTGCGTTCTGAGGACAATCACGCCCGAGCATGGCCCGACACTGCCCTCCGTGACGCCATGTGGGCGGGGCGGGACGGTAGATAAGAGATGCGGGCCGCCTCTGCTCGTGGCAGGATAGCTCGCCCGCCCTCCGTCTGGAGACCCAAGTCCCAGCCCGGGAGGGCGGAGGACATGAAGGAGAAGGAGGCCGGCTCCCGGGAGACTCGCCGTCGGGAATGTTGCAGCAGCAGGGGTGCTTTCGGCCGCTGCGGCAGGGGGCGCGGCGGAGCACAGGACGCCGGTCGCGGGGAGACATTGTGTTCCAGGTGCTGAAGCAGCAACTGTCCAGCGGCGCCGTGGTCGTACTGCACGTGGTGGAACGGGACCTCTTCAACCAGATAGCGCGCGAGGTGACCCGGCTCAGGCGGAAGGACGCGGACCTACGAGACGAGCGCCGGGCCACCGGGACTGCTGAGTTCCGCGCCGCCCTCCGGTCGCTCCTGTCCGCGAGAGCTGCGTTTCGTGCCCGCACGTCCTCCTAGCGGGCGTGTGGCCGGAGGGTGTTCCGCGCGCTGCCCTCGCTAGTCCGGAGGAGCGGGCTCCGCCTGGGGTCTCCCTGGGACAGGCTCTGCTGCTGAATGCTTGCGGAAAATCGCAGATTTACAGATACAACTAGGTTATCATCCAGGCTGCAGCAGAGATACTTGCACCTGGGCCTTTGGTGTGTTGCGGAAGAAATGAAGGTGTTTGCAGAGTAAATACCCAGAAAAGGAAGGAACATTTAAAATCAGGCAGGGATGTCATGGGCTCAGGTAAAGGTCCAAGCAAACGTGCGAGGTTAGAATCCAGGCACCTGGACCGCTCTTTATGCCTCACCCCCTGGTGAAGATGGAAATAAAGGGAAATCTGATTTGCTCTCTGTTGAACCTGGCTTCTTATGTGCTGCTTTGTGGGGTGTATGTGATGGGTGAGGAAAGCTCAGACAAAGATAGGGTTCCTCCAGTAGAGGAAGTGTCCTGTCTCCTCCCCTCCATCCCTAGCTCAGTATTTCTCCTCTTAGTCATCTTCATCCCCTGTACCAGGTCTTTGCACTGTTGTGCTTGTGTATTAAAATGTAGATGAGAGGTGAAGAAACCAGAAGGGCAAGTAGAGAGTGCTGACAAAACACGAGCCACCCAAACCAAGCTTACTAGGGGAAGAGGAGCCTGAAATGAGGACTGAAGGGTAAGGAAGAGTCCTTCCCATTCCCACACAGGCCCCCTACATTTTTCTCCTATTTCCTGGCAAGCTAGGACTCCCCACCTAGAACTCCCTGCTGCTTTCCTCTCATCCTGCTCCACTTCCTGGGTTTAttctttccctttcatctctgttctctcttattcctgttttattctctccatttactgtcatttcttctgttttactTCTGACTacccccttttcctcctttctggCCCTCaatgcatattcttgcctcccttttctttctgtcttctccccttttccttGCCTGTCTTTCATCTATTTTTCTCTGTACCTAGAAAGTTTTACATTTGCGCCAAAAATGGATCCAACCAATCCTCTACTGCCATCTTCCAGCATCGGGCTTCTAATACAGAAGAACTTGTGAGTTACCAGCATTCTGAAGtcctttcttctagttctgttcTTGTTGCATTCCCCTCCTGGTCTGTTCAGTCCACTCACCAGGCCATATTTGGATGGTTCCCCAAATGAACCATCTCTCCTTGCTTCCACCCTCCCCACACCAGGACCTGGTGAATCTTGCCCTCCACAGACTGTCCATTCAACTGGTGAGAAATGAAGCCACTTCCACCAGTGAGAACTGGGAAACATGGTTGGCATTCCCTCATTGTCAATCTTCGGTTTACTTTCTCCAAGAGTATCTAAAACACCTGTGGCTATACTCCCTGTTGGGAGCCCTGAGCAGAGACTGCAGTCTGCTGGATTAGAGGGTTGGTCTTCATGCCTCATTAGCCTTGGCACCCTTTAGGCTTTCTCTGAAATTCATGCAGAGGCTAACCACACCATCCCTCTTTTCCTAGCCCAAAACCCTAATGAAAATGCTCTACCTTGAGAGCGAAATAGACAGGACTTGATCACAAAGCAACTCTTAAGAATCCTAAAAGCCTGCTATAGCTGTGTGTAAAAATGCTCCCCATCATCCCATAGCCCTGTTTATCTGGAAGGcctggaaaaggaggaaaggaggttACTTGCTAACAGCCCCAGCAGTAAAATAAGGTGAGAAGCATGTTTAGTAGGTGAGGACATGTGTTGGGAAGAACTTTTGTTGTAAGGCCTGCTTCTGATTATGCCAACCCTCTCCCTGGGTTGTAAAGACACCCAACATGATGCCTAAAACAAAATGCTTACCCCCAGCCCTCTCCACCAAGAAAACCCAAGTCTGGCTattgcatctgttgagatgactATTTCAAGTTTATTAACTGAAGTCTTGATATTCCGAAGGCAGTAATTTCAGACTAGAAAGCAAAACTGAGCTCTTGGTGGACATTGGGAAAAGGAGATGGGATCTGAAAGGTGCTTGGTAGCAAGAAGTGGGTTGTGTTCCAGGGGCATACAAGAAAATTGTTGGAGACAAGTGAGGTGGTTCACATCTCCACTGAGACTTGAAAATAAGTCTGTATTTTCTTGGAGCACTTTAAGGTCATGACAACAGAATGAACAATGATATGGGGGTGGTCATGGGGAATGGCTTGCAGGAAACATTTTCTCCCTTACCATGTGCACCACTGCAGTCCAAcatggagagaggaggagagttgGCAGAGCACGGTGGGGGGCTTTTTAGAAGCTATTATAAGACCCTCTTTGTAACCGAGCATCTAGACCTACTGAGTCACCTAATCCCTGCCAGCACCATATATTGGAGCCTAGGAGAGAGCAGATGTGATGCTGGTGAGTTCTCCAGGATCTCCAAAGCCATTAGTAGCTGAGGGTCTGGGCCTTGCTGATCTATTAAAGCTCAGTTTATCTTGAAGGAATCTTGTCTTGGGGGTGGGCAGGACAGGGGAAAAGGAATGTCAAAGGAGAGCAGAGGAACAACTGGGAAGCTTGGGGGAAGGACCCTGAGGCACTAAGGAGACAAAGTTCCAAGAGCAGCAAGAAAAGACTCCTCTAAATCAGATGACCCTCCCTGACTCTTCATTATTGTTCCACCCTCCACCCCATAACTCCTACCCTGCCCTAGCCTGG
This window of the Mesoplodon densirostris isolate mMesDen1 chromosome 3, mMesDen1 primary haplotype, whole genome shotgun sequence genome carries:
- the ZNF692 gene encoding zinc finger protein 692 isoform X3; its protein translation is MAASPADASRRRREKRRQLDARRSKCRIRLGGHMEQWCLLKEQLGFSLHSQLAKFLLDRYTSSGCVLCAGPEPVAPKGLQYLVLLSHAHSRECSLVPGLRGPEGRDGGLVWECSAGHTFSWGPSSGPTSPEEPNPVPLASTGQRSWCPEARSGPEPTGLESKHDERTEEARLPGGVEPPPEAFPSLGEDGEEEDEDEEEMLSDASPWTYSSSPDDSEPDAPRPPPSPVTHALKDGEFPPAPAAVPTPLASPSSSASSLGSGAPLPVEVRIQPELRGTPQADQQTEPLASPGSQAQSALASAWDEDTAQIGPKRIRKAAKRELLPCDFPGCGRIFSNRQYLNHHKKYQHIHQKSFSCPEPACGKSFNFKKHLKEHVKLHSDTRDYICEFCARSFRTSSNLVIHRRIHTGEKPLQCEICGFTCRQKASLNWHRRKHAETVAALRFPCEFCGKRFEKPDSVTAHRSKSHPALLLAPQELAGPLESCSSISAPASLGTDEGSRPSLAPQAPTLLP
- the ZNF692 gene encoding zinc finger protein 692 isoform X6, translated to MRAAASAASAWAATWNSGASSRSSWASPCTRSWPSSCWTGLESKHDERTEEARLPGGVEPPPEAFPSLGEDGEEEDEDEEEMLSDASPWTYSSSPDDSEPDAPRPPPSPVTHALKDGEFPPAPAAVPTPLASPSSSASSLGSGAPLPVEVRIQPELRGTPQADQQTEPLASPGSQAQSALASAWDEDTAQIGPKRIRKAAKRELLPCDFPGCGRIFSNRQYLNHHKKYQHIHQKSFSCPEPACGKSFNFKKHLKEHVKLHSDTRDYICEFCARSFRTSSNLVIHRRIHTGEKPLQCEICGFTCRQKASLNWHRRKHAETVAALRFPCEFCGKRFEKPDSVTAHRSKSHPALLLAPQELAGPLESCSSISAPASLGTDEGSRPSLAPQAPTLLP
- the ZNF692 gene encoding zinc finger protein 692 isoform X1, with translation MRAGGGAQALVLMAASPADASRRRREKRRQLDARRSKCRIRLGGHMEQWCLLKEQLGFSLHSQLAKFLLDRYTSSGCVLCAGPEPVAPKGLQYLVLLSHAHSRECSLVPGLRGPEGRDGGLVWECSAGHTFSWGPSSGPTSPEEPNPVPLASTGQRSWCPEARSGPEPTGLESKHDERTEEARLPGGVEPPPEAFPSLGEDGEEEDEDEEEMLSDASPWTYSSSPDDSEPDAPRPPPSPVTHALKDGEFPPAPAAVPTPLASPSSSASSLGSGAPLPVEVRIQPELRGTPQADQQTEPLASPGSQAQSALASAWDEDTAQIGPKRIRKAAKRELLPCDFPGCGRIFSNRQYLNHHKKYQHIHQKSFSCPEPACGKSFNFKKHLKEHVKLHSDTRDYICEFCARSFRTSSNLVIHRRIHTGEKPLQCEICGFTCRQKASLNWHRRKHAETVAALRFPCEFCGKRFEKPDSVTAHRSKSHPALLLAPQELAGPLESCSSISAPASLGTDEGSRPSLAPQAPTLLP
- the ZNF692 gene encoding zinc finger protein 692 isoform X4, translating into MRAAASAASAWAATWNSGASSRSSWASPCTRSWPSSCWTGPEPVAPKGLQYLVLLSHAHSRECSLVPGLRGPEGRDGGLVWECSAGHTFSWGPSSGPTSPEEPNPVPLASTGQRSWCPEARSGPEPTGLESKHDERTEEARLPGGVEPPPEAFPSLGEDGEEEDEDEEEMLSDASPWTYSSSPDDSEPDAPRPPPSPVTHALKDGEFPPAPAAVPTPLASPSSSASSLGSGAPLPVEVRIQPELRGTPQADQQTEPLASPGSQAQSALASAWDEDTAQIGPKRIRKAAKRELLPCDFPGCGRIFSNRQYLNHHKKYQHIHQKSFSCPEPACGKSFNFKKHLKEHVKLHSDTRDYICEFCARSFRTSSNLVIHRRIHTGEKPLQCEICGFTCRQKASLNWHRRKHAETVAALRFPCEFCGKRFEKPDSVTAHRSKSHPALLLAPQELAGPLESCSSISAPASLGTDEGSRPSLAPQAPTLLP
- the ZNF692 gene encoding zinc finger protein 692 isoform X2, which encodes MRAGGGAQALVLMAASPADASRRRREKRRQLDARRSKCRIRLGGHMEQWCLLKEQLGFSLHSQLAKFLLDRYTSSGCVLCAGPEPVAPKGLQYLVLLSHAHSRECSLVPGLRGPEGRDGGLVWECSAGHTFSWGPSSGPTSPEEPNPVPLASTGQRSWCPEARSGPEPTGLESKHDERTEEARLPGGVEPPPEAFPSLGEDGEEEDEDEEEMLSDASPWTYSSSPDDEPDAPRPPPSPVTHALKDGEFPPAPAAVPTPLASPSSSASSLGSGAPLPVEVRIQPELRGTPQADQQTEPLASPGSQAQSALASAWDEDTAQIGPKRIRKAAKRELLPCDFPGCGRIFSNRQYLNHHKKYQHIHQKSFSCPEPACGKSFNFKKHLKEHVKLHSDTRDYICEFCARSFRTSSNLVIHRRIHTGEKPLQCEICGFTCRQKASLNWHRRKHAETVAALRFPCEFCGKRFEKPDSVTAHRSKSHPALLLAPQELAGPLESCSSISAPASLGTDEGSRPSLAPQAPTLLP
- the ZNF692 gene encoding zinc finger protein 692 isoform X5: MPRAEGSWPHGPPPDLPLVPLAGPEPVAPKGLQYLVLLSHAHSRECSLVPGLRGPEGRDGGLVWECSAGHTFSWGPSSGPTSPEEPNPVPLASTGQRSWCPEARSGPEPTGLESKHDERTEEARLPGGVEPPPEAFPSLGEDGEEEDEDEEEMLSDASPWTYSSSPDDSEPDAPRPPPSPVTHALKDGEFPPAPAAVPTPLASPSSSASSLGSGAPLPVEVRIQPELRGTPQADQQTEPLASPGSQAQSALASAWDEDTAQIGPKRIRKAAKRELLPCDFPGCGRIFSNRQYLNHHKKYQHIHQKSFSCPEPACGKSFNFKKHLKEHVKLHSDTRDYICEFCARSFRTSSNLVIHRRIHTGEKPLQCEICGFTCRQKASLNWHRRKHAETVAALRFPCEFCGKRFEKPDSVTAHRSKSHPALLLAPQELAGPLESCSSISAPASLGTDEGSRPSLAPQAPTLLP